A genome region from Natronosalvus rutilus includes the following:
- a CDS encoding DUF7528 family protein, which translates to MTSTDAAQLRDQLADALSRTRTFTHTEATHRPDGSYVVARRGATSSGHRKVFDSFEAVIDLFEALPTTFTADDVGRTGLSGSRRHILVWHVLEHPEFPCELRRRQPLTARKV; encoded by the coding sequence TTGACCAGTACCGACGCAGCACAGCTTCGCGACCAGCTCGCCGACGCCCTCTCGCGGACGCGAACGTTCACTCACACGGAGGCAACGCATCGTCCCGACGGATCCTACGTCGTCGCCCGTCGCGGGGCGACCTCTAGCGGCCACCGAAAGGTCTTCGACTCCTTCGAGGCGGTAATCGACCTCTTCGAGGCGCTCCCGACGACGTTCACGGCTGACGACGTCGGGCGCACGGGGCTCTCCGGCAGTCGGCGACACATACTCGTCTGGCACGTTCTGGAGCATCCGGAGTTCCCCTGTGAGTTGCGCCGTCGACAGCCGTTGACTGCGCGGAAAGTCTGA
- a CDS encoding PadR family transcriptional regulator: MYDLTGFQRDLLYVIAGEEEPHGLAIKEELEQYYEKEIHHGRLYPNLDTLVDKGLVEKGSRDRRTNFYTLTRRGRRELEARRDWEGQYVDL; encoded by the coding sequence ATGTACGACTTGACAGGATTTCAGCGCGACCTCCTATACGTGATCGCCGGCGAAGAAGAGCCACACGGCCTCGCGATCAAGGAGGAACTCGAGCAGTACTACGAGAAGGAGATCCACCACGGACGGCTCTACCCCAACCTCGACACGCTCGTCGACAAGGGACTCGTCGAGAAGGGGAGTCGCGACCGACGGACCAACTTCTACACGCTCACTCGACGCGGTCGACGTGAACTCGAGGCTCGTCGGGACTGGGAGGGCCAGTACGTCGACCTCTGA
- a CDS encoding MgtC/SapB family protein: MLPDAPLQIQILEAPLDEAVVRIALAGALGMFLGLEREWSQKSAGIRTFSLISLLAAVFTILVLEADVGESLLLLGGLLVIVQGVLLAVQGLMSEEDTGLSLTTSVSMLVAYGVGSLVAAGFAIEGVTVAVLSSLLLVLKRELHEFAWGLSREEMRSTTEFAILAFVIYPILPAEYDLPLGSVTVPLEPQVIWLMVVAVAGIGIVNYAIVSTYGGRGIAVTGFFGGLASSTAVVGTMLDHVRQRPEAASYAVAAILLANAAMAVRNLAIAVAFTAGSAVAPLFQAVVPLGTVIVLAFVIAFLMADWSESTEMDLENPFSLKNALAFGAVFFAVLVFGSLAETWFGTLGFYATAVASGLVSSAGATTSAVVLYRGGTLTAPEATIAILLATVSSIVVKALLAATSSDGEFKRKVAVSSGALLAGGAVATALIVV, encoded by the coding sequence ATGCTACCCGATGCTCCCCTGCAGATACAGATACTCGAAGCCCCCCTCGACGAGGCAGTCGTTCGGATCGCCCTCGCCGGCGCACTCGGGATGTTCCTGGGGCTCGAGCGCGAGTGGTCACAGAAGTCCGCCGGAATCCGAACGTTCTCGCTGATCAGCCTACTTGCCGCCGTCTTCACGATCCTTGTCCTCGAGGCCGACGTCGGCGAGAGCCTGTTGCTCCTCGGCGGTCTGCTCGTCATCGTCCAGGGTGTGTTGCTCGCTGTGCAGGGGTTAATGAGCGAGGAAGACACTGGCCTCTCGCTGACGACGTCCGTCTCGATGCTGGTCGCTTACGGCGTCGGCTCGCTCGTAGCGGCGGGATTCGCTATCGAGGGCGTGACCGTCGCCGTCCTCTCCTCACTCCTGCTCGTGCTCAAGCGTGAACTCCACGAATTCGCGTGGGGACTCTCGCGCGAGGAGATGCGGTCGACGACGGAGTTCGCCATCCTGGCGTTCGTCATCTACCCCATCCTGCCGGCCGAGTACGATCTTCCGCTCGGTTCGGTCACGGTCCCGCTCGAGCCTCAGGTCATCTGGCTCATGGTCGTCGCCGTCGCCGGAATCGGGATCGTCAACTACGCCATCGTCTCGACGTACGGCGGTCGCGGCATCGCCGTCACCGGGTTCTTCGGTGGCCTGGCGTCCTCGACAGCCGTCGTCGGGACGATGCTCGACCACGTTCGACAGCGCCCGGAGGCGGCCTCGTACGCGGTCGCTGCGATCTTGCTCGCAAACGCGGCGATGGCGGTGCGGAATCTCGCGATTGCCGTCGCGTTCACCGCGGGAAGTGCCGTCGCGCCGCTCTTCCAGGCCGTCGTTCCGCTCGGCACGGTCATCGTCCTCGCGTTCGTCATCGCGTTCCTCATGGCCGACTGGTCTGAATCCACGGAGATGGACCTCGAGAACCCGTTCTCACTGAAGAACGCCCTCGCGTTCGGGGCCGTCTTCTTCGCGGTCCTCGTCTTCGGTTCGCTGGCGGAGACCTGGTTCGGCACGCTTGGCTTTTACGCCACTGCCGTCGCGAGCGGACTTGTCTCGAGCGCCGGGGCGACCACGTCCGCCGTCGTTCTCTATCGCGGCGGGACGCTCACTGCCCCCGAGGCCACGATTGCCATCTTGCTGGCGACGGTCTCGAGCATCGTCGTCAAGGCGTTGCTCGCGGCGACGTCCTCGGACGGGGAGTTCAAACGCAAGGTCGCGGTTTCCAGCGGTGCGCTCCTGGCCGGCGGCGCCGTCGCCACCGCCCTCATCGTCGTCTGA
- a CDS encoding aminotransferase class III-fold pyridoxal phosphate-dependent enzyme: protein MDRDTVEPRVETMPGKRATEWAEYHHQFAAPSTYVYDFVWDTQADAIGPFCTDVDGNVLMDFTSHVAAAPLGYNNPAVKEKLEAFDLVDPTKIAGQDFYVSGGGSPSNPDFPGPSQLMDRLIDLTDHYDMDRVFLSNSGAEAVENAIKICYASGGHRAITFDGAFHGRTLGALSLNRSKAVHRKGYPEVPGVISVPYPSSQEHYENDWLTDGPGGNVVADKLDPDRGVVDADEVAFLILEPVQGEGGYRVPHPEFARDVEALRDRFGLRVIADEIQSGLGRSGEMWAIDHLDLTPDVITSAKGLRVGATISRSDIFPEETGRISSTWGAGDVLASLQGVLTIDAIREQNLLENVRERGEQFRSILAERDVEGVTDVRGRGLMLALEFDTKDRREAVVEAAMKRGLLTLGCGHKTLRILPPLNVTEREIDLGSRLLLEAIDDVATQTATTA, encoded by the coding sequence ATGGACCGAGATACGGTCGAGCCGCGAGTCGAGACGATGCCGGGCAAACGAGCGACCGAGTGGGCTGAGTACCACCACCAGTTCGCCGCCCCGAGCACCTACGTCTACGACTTCGTCTGGGATACGCAGGCAGACGCTATCGGGCCGTTCTGTACCGACGTCGACGGCAACGTCCTCATGGACTTCACGAGCCACGTCGCCGCGGCCCCGCTCGGGTACAACAACCCGGCGGTGAAAGAGAAGCTCGAGGCGTTCGACCTCGTCGATCCGACGAAAATCGCCGGCCAGGACTTCTACGTGAGTGGCGGTGGCTCCCCCTCGAACCCGGACTTTCCCGGACCCTCTCAGCTGATGGATCGACTGATCGACCTCACGGATCACTACGACATGGACCGGGTGTTCCTCTCGAACTCCGGCGCCGAAGCGGTCGAAAACGCGATCAAGATCTGTTACGCCAGCGGTGGCCACCGCGCAATCACGTTCGACGGCGCGTTCCACGGGCGCACCCTGGGCGCACTCTCGCTGAACCGGTCGAAGGCCGTCCACCGGAAGGGGTATCCCGAGGTGCCCGGCGTTATCAGCGTCCCCTATCCCTCGAGCCAGGAGCACTACGAGAACGACTGGCTCACGGACGGACCTGGCGGAAACGTCGTCGCCGACAAACTCGACCCCGACCGTGGCGTCGTCGATGCCGACGAGGTCGCCTTCCTCATCCTCGAGCCGGTCCAGGGCGAAGGCGGCTACCGCGTTCCCCACCCCGAGTTCGCTCGCGACGTCGAGGCGCTCCGGGACCGGTTCGGCCTGCGGGTCATCGCCGACGAGATCCAGTCTGGACTCGGCCGGAGCGGCGAGATGTGGGCGATCGACCACCTGGATCTCACCCCGGACGTCATCACCAGTGCGAAGGGACTGCGCGTCGGTGCGACCATCTCCCGATCCGATATCTTCCCCGAGGAGACGGGCCGCATCTCCTCGACGTGGGGCGCCGGCGACGTCCTCGCGTCGCTCCAGGGCGTGCTCACCATCGACGCGATTCGCGAGCAAAATCTGCTCGAGAACGTGCGCGAACGCGGCGAGCAGTTCCGCTCGATCCTCGCCGAACGCGACGTCGAGGGCGTCACCGACGTGCGCGGCCGGGGCCTGATGCTCGCGCTCGAGTTCGACACCAAGGATCGCCGCGAGGCCGTCGTCGAGGCGGCGATGAAGCGCGGGCTGCTCACGCTCGGCTGTGGACACAAGACCCTGCGAATCCTGCCACCGCTCAACGTCACCGAACGCGAGATCGACCTCGGCTCGCGGCTCCTGCTTGAGGCGATCGACGACGTCGCGACGCAGACGGCGACGACCGCCTGA
- a CDS encoding proteasome subunit beta, with product MTRYHSKHDSRPGSDSRPDSDSQTANDSQPGLEFGERFSTLGSRTKPFAQHAPATGGGDTHELEFSTGTTIVGIRATDGVVMAADQRMSLGGRFTANKDVRKISAVHPTAAMAISGSVGPAQEVIRRLRAEASLYESRRGEPMSLPALARTAGALVRGLPVAPLLCGVDETGGHVYELDGGGSVVEDHYAAGGSGMQVAYGVLEGRLEDDPAPELETATDAAVAAVEAASERDTASGDGVTTATITADGVTVDQRRAS from the coding sequence ATGACGCGATACCACAGCAAACACGACTCGCGGCCGGGCAGCGACTCACGACCGGACAGCGATTCGCAGACGGCCAACGACTCGCAACCGGGACTCGAGTTTGGCGAGCGATTCTCGACCCTGGGCTCCCGGACCAAACCGTTCGCACAGCACGCGCCAGCGACCGGAGGCGGCGACACGCACGAACTCGAGTTCTCGACGGGAACGACCATCGTCGGCATCCGGGCGACGGACGGCGTCGTCATGGCTGCTGACCAGCGAATGAGCCTTGGGGGCCGCTTCACCGCCAACAAGGACGTCCGAAAGATTTCGGCGGTCCACCCGACCGCAGCGATGGCGATTTCGGGATCCGTCGGCCCGGCACAAGAGGTCATCAGGCGGTTACGCGCCGAAGCCAGTCTCTACGAATCCCGCCGAGGCGAACCGATGAGCCTGCCCGCGCTCGCGCGGACAGCGGGAGCCCTCGTCCGCGGTTTGCCCGTCGCACCGCTCCTCTGTGGCGTCGACGAGACGGGCGGCCACGTCTACGAACTCGACGGTGGCGGGAGCGTCGTGGAAGACCACTACGCGGCCGGCGGGAGCGGCATGCAGGTCGCCTACGGCGTGCTCGAGGGGCGGCTCGAGGACGACCCGGCGCCCGAACTCGAGACGGCGACGGACGCGGCGGTCGCCGCCGTCGAGGCCGCGAGCGAGCGCGACACCGCGAGCGGTGACGGGGTGACCACCGCGACGATCACGGCCGATGGCGTGACCGTCGACCAGCGGAGGGCGAGCTAA
- a CDS encoding archaeal proteasome endopeptidase complex subunit alpha, whose protein sequence is MQSNQQAYDRGTSIFSPDGRLYQVEYAREAVARGSPVVGVETTDGVVFVADSRTPSPLLANDSVEKLHDLDGRLAAASAGHVADARRLVDYARRYAQEERLRYGEAPGVEPVATAVADHVQETTQSGGTRPFGTALLLGGVDPEPRLYELDPSGLTRRWRATAIGGDSEAIRATLEASYETGLEATEGLTVALRALDDGREAEWDGASVDVAVVDSSGIDRFDSQRCAQALVDAELT, encoded by the coding sequence ATGCAGTCGAATCAGCAGGCCTACGACCGCGGGACGTCGATCTTCTCGCCGGACGGCCGGCTCTACCAGGTCGAGTACGCACGCGAGGCCGTCGCTCGAGGGAGCCCCGTCGTTGGCGTGGAAACGACCGACGGCGTCGTATTCGTCGCCGACAGTCGAACGCCCTCGCCCTTGCTCGCGAACGACAGCGTCGAGAAACTCCACGACCTCGACGGCCGACTGGCCGCCGCGAGCGCGGGCCACGTCGCTGATGCACGCCGCCTCGTGGATTACGCTCGCCGGTACGCTCAGGAGGAGCGACTCCGGTACGGGGAGGCGCCGGGCGTCGAACCGGTCGCCACGGCCGTGGCCGACCACGTCCAGGAGACGACCCAGTCGGGCGGCACCCGACCGTTCGGGACCGCGCTCCTGCTCGGCGGGGTCGACCCGGAGCCGCGGCTCTACGAACTCGACCCCTCCGGGTTGACCCGGCGCTGGCGAGCGACGGCGATCGGCGGCGACAGCGAGGCGATTCGGGCGACGCTTGAGGCGAGCTACGAAACAGGCCTCGAAGCGACGGAAGGACTGACCGTCGCGCTACGGGCGCTTGACGACGGACGCGAGGCCGAATGGGACGGAGCGTCCGTCGACGTCGCCGTGGTCGACTCGAGTGGAATCGATCGGTTCGATTCCCAGCGGTGTGCACAGGCGCTGGTGGACGCCGAGCTCACCTAA
- a CDS encoding DUF2332 domain-containing protein, translated as MTGHKNTFEKFATVEAHGSSPLYETLSLSIADDEEILALTGEVPADQPAPNLLFAAVQYLLFERPDEVLADYFPNTSELSKLPREGAYEAFRNFCLSHRDDIISLLQSRRVQTNVISRSSILLPVFEYLSRRCNRIPLGVVEIGPSAGLNLLFDKYGYQYGRYGKYGDPKSPVQLSCEVRGDEEPPLPKELPLLGKRLGIDLNTLDVRNEDDVRWLRALIWPEHEERRNLIEGAVSVARESPPELIEGNALTDLENVCSEVPENEQLCIFNTHVLYQFTVEQQEEFAELFGEIGQSRDLFWANCEWHGDEPEVRFVEYVDGTKSIDVLALYDSHGRWIEWC; from the coding sequence ATGACTGGTCATAAGAACACCTTTGAGAAGTTTGCCACCGTCGAAGCACACGGTTCCTCACCCCTTTACGAAACGCTCTCGCTCAGCATCGCGGACGACGAAGAAATCCTCGCCCTTACTGGGGAAGTTCCTGCTGACCAACCTGCGCCGAATCTACTTTTCGCCGCAGTACAGTATCTCCTCTTTGAGCGTCCCGATGAGGTTCTTGCAGACTACTTCCCAAATACTTCTGAATTGTCAAAGCTCCCGAGAGAAGGTGCGTATGAAGCGTTTCGGAATTTCTGTCTCTCTCATCGAGACGACATCATTTCGCTCCTGCAGTCGCGCCGTGTCCAAACAAATGTGATTAGTCGGAGTTCCATTCTACTCCCCGTGTTTGAGTACCTCTCCCGCCGATGCAATCGGATTCCTCTCGGGGTGGTCGAAATCGGCCCGAGTGCGGGCCTGAATCTCCTGTTCGACAAGTATGGCTATCAGTACGGACGGTACGGGAAGTACGGCGACCCGAAGTCCCCTGTACAACTGTCGTGTGAAGTCCGTGGTGATGAGGAACCGCCACTGCCGAAAGAACTACCGCTATTGGGAAAGAGACTCGGAATCGACCTCAATACACTTGATGTCCGGAATGAAGACGACGTTCGCTGGCTTCGCGCTCTCATCTGGCCCGAACACGAGGAGCGGCGGAATCTCATTGAAGGTGCCGTTTCCGTGGCACGTGAGTCACCGCCAGAACTCATCGAAGGAAATGCGCTGACTGACCTAGAGAACGTTTGTAGCGAAGTTCCCGAGAATGAACAGCTGTGTATCTTCAACACGCACGTTCTCTATCAATTCACAGTTGAACAGCAAGAGGAGTTCGCGGAGTTATTTGGCGAAATTGGCCAGTCCCGTGACCTATTCTGGGCGAACTGTGAGTGGCACGGAGACGAACCGGAAGTACGGTTCGTTGAATATGTCGATGGAACGAAATCCATCGACGTACTAGCACTCTACGATTCACACGGACGATGGATAGAGTGGTGTTGA
- a CDS encoding IS5 family transposase gives MHSRLARFTERCVELSQKAVGSDQKEPLSKGKDGYADWVIVAIHGLREYLDHSYRQLLDVLREMPDIVAKLGLLPDELPDFTTVCARKQELKMPVWRMLLQLSAELFDTGEVQAIDSTSIAHRSSSHNYAKRVKGTFESVKTTILVDCSTRAILDIHCSMNLPHDTQIAWQVLKRNLSTVETVVADKGFDWDKLRQMLRSEGIRPVIKHREFYSLDAAHNARIDDKTYHQRSIAESIFFALRKRFGSTLKARTWFGQFRELVLKAAVRNIEQSLTT, from the coding sequence GTGCACTCCAGACTGGCCCGCTTCACCGAACGATGCGTCGAATTATCTCAAAAAGCTGTCGGAAGTGATCAGAAAGAACCCCTCAGCAAAGGAAAAGATGGCTACGCTGATTGGGTGATCGTGGCGATTCACGGCCTTCGTGAATACCTCGATCACTCCTATCGACAGTTGCTCGATGTACTCCGGGAAATGCCCGATATCGTCGCCAAACTCGGCCTTTTACCGGATGAGCTGCCGGACTTCACGACTGTTTGTGCTCGAAAACAAGAGCTCAAGATGCCAGTCTGGCGGATGTTGTTGCAGCTGTCGGCGGAACTATTCGATACCGGAGAGGTCCAGGCGATCGACTCGACTAGCATCGCTCATCGCTCGTCGAGTCATAACTACGCAAAACGCGTCAAAGGGACGTTTGAGTCGGTCAAAACCACTATTCTCGTAGACTGCTCTACGCGAGCTATTCTCGACATACACTGCTCGATGAACCTACCACATGACACGCAAATTGCGTGGCAAGTCCTGAAAAGAAATCTCAGTACCGTGGAAACTGTCGTCGCTGACAAAGGGTTTGATTGGGATAAACTTCGGCAGATGCTGCGAAGTGAGGGTATTAGACCGGTAATCAAGCATCGTGAGTTCTATTCGCTCGACGCCGCACACAATGCTCGGATTGATGATAAAACCTACCATCAACGGTCTATCGCAGAATCGATATTTTTTGCGTTGCGCAAGCGTTTCGGTTCAACACTTAAGGCAAGAACGTGGTTTGGGCAGTTCCGAGAACTCGTCCTAAAGGCTGCCGTCAGAAACATCGAACAATCGCTCACGACCTAA
- a CDS encoding ArsR/SmtB family transcription factor, whose product MDTGSAEDGPAPSDAFQALGNEIRMRTVRTLLADGPCTFSELFEASDTDTSAGFAYHLRQLTGEFVRQREDDRYELTYAGREVGRAIRAGTYTDSVDHESIALPEPCPFCEETELVATVSDNVSRVVCQACEAPILELSFPPSGYVTRDPDSIPAALDSYHRHRIRTFADGVCPDCGGATTADVEPVAGTADDEADGPDRVQLAFDCEACGASLRCPVTLAILEHPAVVSFYHEHDHDVQERSLWNVGREWRERVISSDPWCLLVSTRLEDETLLLYVIGDGTVVDSSRRPSTDDAARSDSGSDANANEPSTAEDDETQPALETDSSDESATV is encoded by the coding sequence ATGGATACCGGATCCGCTGAGGACGGCCCAGCCCCCAGCGACGCGTTCCAGGCGCTCGGAAACGAGATCCGGATGCGCACCGTCCGGACCCTGCTCGCGGACGGCCCGTGCACGTTCTCCGAACTATTTGAGGCGAGCGATACCGACACGTCGGCGGGGTTCGCCTACCACCTCCGACAGCTAACCGGCGAGTTCGTCCGACAGCGCGAGGACGATCGGTACGAACTCACCTACGCCGGCCGCGAGGTCGGCCGGGCGATCCGGGCGGGCACCTACACCGACAGCGTGGATCACGAGTCGATCGCTCTCCCCGAGCCCTGCCCGTTCTGCGAGGAGACCGAACTGGTCGCGACCGTCTCCGACAACGTCTCTCGAGTGGTGTGCCAGGCGTGCGAGGCGCCGATTCTGGAACTGTCGTTCCCGCCGAGCGGGTACGTGACCCGCGATCCGGACTCGATACCCGCGGCCCTCGACTCCTATCACCGTCACCGCATTCGGACGTTCGCCGACGGCGTCTGCCCCGATTGTGGCGGCGCGACGACGGCGGATGTCGAACCCGTAGCCGGAACGGCCGACGACGAAGCCGACGGTCCAGACCGCGTCCAACTGGCCTTCGATTGTGAGGCCTGCGGAGCATCGCTTCGCTGCCCGGTCACCCTCGCCATCCTCGAGCACCCCGCGGTCGTCTCGTTCTACCACGAACACGACCACGACGTCCAGGAGCGCTCGCTCTGGAACGTCGGTCGCGAGTGGCGCGAGCGCGTCATCTCGAGCGATCCGTGGTGTCTCCTCGTGAGTACACGACTCGAGGACGAGACGTTGCTTCTCTACGTCATCGGGGACGGGACAGTCGTGGATAGCAGCCGACGGCCGAGTACCGACGACGCCGCCAGGTCCGATTCCGGGTCCGACGCGAATGCGAACGAACCATCGACGGCCGAGGACGACGAGACGCAACCCGCACTCGAGACGGACTCGAGCGACGAGAGCGCGACTGTCTGA
- a CDS encoding A/G-specific adenine glycosylase, translated as MSEDAGSIDAGDGPLESTTLPTGDDLEDVQEGLIAWYEADHREYPWRETDDPYEIHVSEVMSQQTQLARVVDAWEAFLERWPTTEALAGADRSAVVGFWSSHSLGYNNRAKYLHEAATQIEDEFDGAFPETPDGLQELMGVGPYTANAVASFAFNAGDAVVDTNVKRVCYRAFDVPDDDAAFETAANRLMPEGRSRVWNNAIMELGAVACTQRPRCDEAGCPWREHCSAYATGDFSAPDVPTQSAFEGSRRQFRGRIVRTLREYDELALDTLGPRIRVDYTPDGEHGREWLEGLLSDLADDGLVELAESEEETVARLRA; from the coding sequence ATGAGCGAGGACGCTGGATCGATCGACGCCGGAGACGGGCCCCTCGAGTCGACCACCCTCCCGACCGGAGACGACCTCGAGGACGTCCAGGAGGGACTGATCGCGTGGTACGAGGCCGATCACCGGGAGTACCCCTGGCGCGAGACCGACGATCCGTACGAGATTCACGTGAGCGAGGTGATGAGCCAGCAGACCCAGCTGGCTCGCGTCGTCGACGCCTGGGAGGCCTTTCTCGAGCGGTGGCCGACGACCGAAGCGCTCGCCGGGGCGGACCGCTCGGCCGTCGTCGGCTTCTGGTCGAGTCACAGCCTCGGCTACAACAACCGGGCGAAGTACCTCCACGAGGCCGCGACCCAGATCGAAGACGAGTTCGACGGCGCCTTCCCGGAGACGCCCGACGGCCTCCAAGAACTGATGGGCGTTGGCCCCTACACGGCCAACGCCGTCGCGAGTTTCGCGTTCAACGCCGGCGACGCCGTCGTCGACACGAACGTCAAGCGCGTCTGTTACCGCGCGTTCGACGTACCGGACGACGACGCGGCGTTCGAGACGGCGGCCAACCGGCTCATGCCCGAGGGTCGCTCGCGCGTCTGGAATAACGCAATCATGGAACTCGGTGCAGTTGCCTGCACCCAGCGACCCAGGTGCGACGAGGCTGGCTGTCCCTGGCGCGAGCACTGCAGCGCCTACGCGACGGGGGACTTCTCGGCACCCGACGTGCCGACACAGTCTGCCTTCGAGGGGAGTCGCCGCCAGTTCCGCGGGCGCATCGTCCGCACGCTCCGGGAGTACGACGAACTGGCCCTCGACACGCTCGGGCCGCGAATTCGCGTCGACTACACTCCCGACGGCGAGCACGGGCGCGAGTGGCTCGAGGGACTGCTGTCGGATCTGGCCGACGACGGACTCGTCGAACTAGCCGAAAGCGAGGAGGAGACGGTCGCCAGGCTGCGGGCGTAG
- a CDS encoding DNA-methyltransferase, whose protein sequence is METTHRVVTGDARDLAAVADESVDLVVTSPPYPMIEMWDDLFAELDPAVGDALERGDGREAFEAMHVQLDQVWDELERVLVDGGIACINVGDATRTLDDSFRVYSNHARVLEAFEARGFDPLPDILWRKPANSAAKFMGSGMIPPNAYVTLEHEYILVFRKGDSRRSFPPGDDDRYEAAYFWEERNRWFTDLWSDVTGELQTLDSPDDDLRERSAAYPLEIPYRLCCMYSTYGDTVLDPFWGTGTTSLAAMCAGRHSIGYELEAAFVSAFDDRVRKVQDRSRSIGERRLERHRAFVDRERQRTDGPGLDYEADHYETPVVTRMESGIRLYEVVDVQLSDGSDAGTGDDADNVGYRLTHAPLE, encoded by the coding sequence ATGGAGACGACCCACCGCGTCGTGACCGGCGACGCCCGCGACCTCGCTGCTGTCGCGGACGAGTCGGTCGACCTCGTCGTGACGTCGCCGCCCTATCCGATGATCGAGATGTGGGACGACCTCTTCGCTGAACTCGACCCGGCCGTCGGCGACGCCCTCGAGCGAGGGGACGGTCGCGAGGCGTTCGAGGCGATGCACGTCCAGCTGGATCAGGTGTGGGACGAACTCGAGCGCGTACTCGTCGACGGCGGCATCGCCTGTATCAACGTCGGGGACGCGACGCGGACGCTCGACGACAGCTTCCGGGTCTACTCGAACCACGCCCGCGTGCTCGAGGCGTTCGAGGCCCGCGGGTTCGATCCCCTCCCCGATATCCTCTGGCGCAAGCCCGCCAACAGCGCCGCGAAGTTCATGGGCAGCGGGATGATTCCGCCGAACGCCTACGTTACCCTCGAACACGAGTACATCCTCGTCTTCCGGAAGGGGGACTCCCGGCGGTCGTTCCCGCCGGGCGACGACGACCGCTACGAGGCAGCCTACTTCTGGGAGGAGCGAAACCGCTGGTTCACGGACCTCTGGTCGGACGTGACCGGCGAACTGCAGACCCTCGACTCGCCGGACGACGACCTGCGCGAGCGCTCGGCGGCGTACCCCCTCGAGATTCCCTATCGGCTGTGTTGCATGTACTCAACCTACGGCGACACCGTCCTGGACCCCTTCTGGGGCACGGGGACGACGTCGCTGGCGGCGATGTGTGCCGGCCGTCACTCAATCGGCTACGAACTCGAGGCGGCGTTCGTCTCGGCGTTCGATGATCGCGTGCGGAAGGTCCAGGATCGGTCCCGCTCGATCGGCGAGCGCCGACTCGAGCGCCACCGGGCGTTCGTCGACCGCGAGCGCCAGCGGACGGACGGGCCAGGCCTCGACTACGAGGCCGACCACTACGAGACCCCCGTCGTCACGCGAATGGAGTCGGGGATTCGACTCTACGAGGTGGTCGACGTCCAGCTTTCCGATGGGAGCGATGCGGGTACTGGCGACGACGCTGATAACGTAGGGTATCGACTGACCCACGCACCGCTCGAGTGA
- a CDS encoding YIP1 family protein: MTQWIEDPHGGRERGPRGLARAWIEVLVRPRNFFRVGVAPGDQAPGLLFAMTVVLIATTSHYLLIPDNFPSIPVSPVLEGLFWISLLVLFVAPFGLHMVSAVQTLLLLVVVDDRAGISQTVQVIAYATAPCLVAGLPAPAIRLAVCAYGTVLLWIGLQVVHRTSFVRAVVAGTIPAALVFGYGFGGFGALEALGIATPF, from the coding sequence ATGACCCAGTGGATCGAAGACCCCCACGGTGGACGCGAGCGCGGCCCGAGAGGACTTGCTCGCGCGTGGATCGAGGTACTGGTCCGGCCTCGGAACTTCTTCCGGGTAGGGGTCGCACCGGGAGACCAGGCGCCCGGCCTGCTCTTCGCGATGACGGTGGTGTTGATCGCCACGACTTCTCACTATCTACTGATCCCCGACAACTTCCCGTCGATTCCCGTCTCGCCCGTCCTCGAGGGGTTGTTCTGGATTAGCCTGCTCGTGTTGTTCGTCGCCCCATTCGGGTTGCACATGGTCTCGGCCGTCCAAACGCTCTTACTCCTGGTGGTCGTCGACGACCGCGCCGGCATCAGCCAGACCGTGCAGGTGATCGCGTACGCGACGGCGCCGTGTCTCGTCGCCGGACTTCCCGCACCCGCGATCAGGCTCGCAGTCTGTGCGTACGGCACCGTCCTCCTGTGGATCGGCCTCCAGGTCGTCCACCGAACCTCGTTCGTCCGAGCCGTCGTCGCCGGTACGATTCCAGCGGCGCTCGTCTTCGGGTACGGGTTCGGTGGATTCGGGGCGCTCGAGGCCCTCGGTATTGCGACCCCGTTTTGA